ccttattatcaggctgctctataagtctcttaggtcaactccttattatcaggctgctctataagtctctaaagtcaactccttatgatcaggctgctctataagtctcttaggtccctccagttgatccagaatgctgaagttattcatgatattgggctatacaaaatgaactgaattgaatagctTAATCTTAGCTGAATAACTTACTGACAGATTTTACGTGTTGAACCATATTTATTTCAGACtctcataaatatattttagattGTTGGCATAACCGTCACAAGAGAATCTTGTTAAGCGAAATTCACGACTAATTTGTCTCTCTCGTGTGGATACTGAAATGTCGTTTCAGATTGGGCCTTTGtgaaaatcttttcccacaaaggGAAcagctgaatggtttctctcccgtgtggaCGTGCATGTGAGCGCTCAGGCTTCCCTTACGTGTAAATGTTTTACTGCACACGgaacaactgaatggtttctccccTGTGTGGAAGAGCATGTGTCTGTTTAGATACTTTTTGAATCCATATCTTTTGTCACAAAGCGAGCATTGAactggtttctctcctgttttgGAGCTACTGGGTTTCTCCAGATGTCCCTGGTGGTCAAAGCTTGCAGCACATGCAGGCGAGCTGGTTGAGGTATTTCCAGGACTACAGTTCACATCACGTACAGGTACTTCGTTGTTTAGCAGAGGGTTCACATCTGACTGATGTTCCTGAGTCTCCTCCCCATCATCACTGTACTCAGTCTCATCAGCATCTGGTCCTGGATCGCTTTCTGGATCTAACTTCCTgtgtggttctggtcctccacaatccgctccatcagcttctgtttccatcggttcagtttgtctttgatgaagatGAGAGCACTGAGCTTCCTTTTCATCCTCTTCATTCTTTACAAGAGAGAATGAGaactgaagctgctctccctcctgattggtccagagctcctcctggtcctctttaatatatggaggctctgggtcctcctggtcctctttaatatGGGGGGGCTGTGGGTTCTCTTTAATATAtggagactctgggtcctcctggtcctctttaatatatggaggctctgggtcctctttAATATATGGaggctcctggtcctctttaatatatggaggctctgggtcctcctggtcctctttaatatatggaggctctgggtcctctttAATATATGGaggctcctggtcctctttaatatatggaggctctgggtcctcctggtcctctttaatatatggagactctgggtcctcctggtcctctttaatatatggaggctctgggtcctcctggtcctcttttaTATGGGGGGGCTGTGGGTTCTCTggagaataataaaacacattaataCGTGTTATGAATCTCATAATAAACCATTATTAAAGAGGTTTATCACTGAAAAAGCAGTGAATTTCTTCACTGAGCAAACACAACTCCATCTAGTACATGACGACAGTGTGAGAACAACTCCAACAGCAATATATATACacgattcaaaataaaataatcatatttaaaggataataaaaaagaacagggttgtcatattttgtttgacaatAAAAGTACTTCACAGTGAATAATTgaagtaaactcatgagcaggaacagctgatgtggtgacatcgtcaatcagctgctgttccaatcagAAagacctcctccgtcctctgcgTCCTCGGTCCTGATAAACGGCTAAACAGAACCCACCTGCTCGTTGGACccggacttccgggttgaacacggcgtgcagcagcttccggtgccgctcgttctcctcttttAAACTACACAGTTCCTCCTTGTACTCTGCGATCGTTTCTTCAAACAGCCCGCAGatctcctgcgcagccgcagtgagtcgctggttgactaaacctctcagcatttgggctttagacatgttcacgagctcagaaacgtttcctccagacagctcCGGGAAACACGCGTCAACCTGCGCCAACCTGCGCTCCAGGTAACTCACGACTTCCGGTCGTATTCTGTTGTTGCCATAGTTACGGCAGCCGCTGAGAATAGAAGGAGAACAcgtagctgtcctcgtgaatgccggtCTGTTTAACTGTGTCTAAACTTCTGGTAAAGTCTCCGGTCTAAACATACCGGACTAGACGTTGTAGAGTCCTTTGAGGAAaagtcttcttctgcttcttcttcttcttcttcttcttcacgtggTTAACGGAAGTTGGCATCCATCTTATTACTGCCTTACCGCCACCTTCTGGTCTGGAGTATGAATCACACAATAGACTTTCACTgagccctccagaggaacctcatctccttactctatctctaaggctcctacagaggaaactcatctccttactctatctctaaggctcctacagaggaacctcatctccttactctatctctaaggctcctacagaggaaactcatctccttactctatctctaaggctcctacagaggaacctcatcaccttcctctatctctaaggctcctacagaggaaactcatctccttcctctatctctaaggctcctacagaggaaactcatctccttactctatctctaaggctcctagaggaacctcatctccttactctatctctaaggctcctacagaggaacctcatctccttactctatctctaaggctcctacagaggaacctcatctccttactctatctctaaggctcctacagaggaaactcatctccttactctatctctaaggctcctacagaggaacctcatctccttcctctatctctaaggctcctacagaggaaactcatctccttcctctatctctaaggctcctacagaggaacctcatctccttactctatctctaaggctcctacagaggaaactcatctccttactctatctctaaggcttctagaggaacctcatctccttcctctatctctaaggctcctagaggaaactcatctccttcctctatctctaaggctcctacagaggaacctcatctccttactctatctctaaggctcctacagaggaacctcatctccttactctatctctaaggctcctacagaggaacctcatctccttactctatctctaaggctcctacagaggaaactcatctccttactctatctctaaggctcctagaggaaccacatctccttactctatctctaaggctcctacagaggaaactcatctccttactctatctctaaggctcctacagaggaaactcacctccttactctatctctgaggctcctacagaggaacctcatctccttcctctatctctaaggctcctacagaggaaactcatctccttcctctatctctaaggctcctagaggaacctcatctccttactctatctctaaggctcctagaggaacctcatctccttactctatctctaaggctcctccagaggaacctcatctccttactctatctctaaggctcctagaggaacctcatctccttactctatctctaaggctcctagaggaacctcatctccttactctatctctaaggctcctacagaggaacctcatctccttactctatctctaaggctcctagaggaaactcatctccttactctatctctaaggctcctacagaggaaactcatctccttactctatctctaaggctcctacagaggaacctcatctccttactctatctctaaggctcttagaggaacctcatctccttactctatctgtaaggctcctagaggaacctcatctccttactctatctctaaggctcctagaggaacctcatcgccttactctatctctaaggctcctacagaggaaactcatctccttactctatctctaaggctcctacagaggaacctcatctcattactctatctctaaggctcctacagaggcacctcatctccttactctatctctaaggctcctacagaggaacctcatctccttcctctatctctaaggctcctacagaggaaactcatctccttcctctatctctaaggctcctacagaggaacctcatctccttactctatctataaggctcctacagaggaaactcatctccttactctatctctaaggctcctagaggaacctcatctccttactctatctctaaggctcctacagaggaaactcatctccttactctatctctaaggctcctacagaggaaactcacctccttactctatctctgaggctcctacagaggaacctcatctccttactctatctctaaggctcctacagaggaacctcatctccttcctctatctctaaggctcctacagaggaaactcatctccttcctctatctttaaggctcctagaggaacctcatctccttactctatctctaaggctcctagaggaacctcatctccttactctatctctaaggctcctagaggaacctcatctccttactctatctctaaggctcctagaggtacctcatctccttcctctatctctaaggctcctacagaggaaactcacctccttactctatctctgaggctcctacagaggaacctcatctccttcctctatctctaaggctcctacagaggaaactcatctccttcctctatctctaaggctcctagaggaacctcatctccttactctatctctaaggctcctagaggaacctcatctccttactctatctctaaggctcctagaggaacctcatctccttactctatctgtaaggctcctagaggaacctcatctccttactctatctctaaggctcctacagaggaaactcatctccttactctatctctaaggctcctagaggaacctcatctccttactctatctctaaggctcctagaggaacctcatctccttactctatctctaaggctcctagaggaacctcatctccttactctatctctaaggctcctacagaggaacctcatctccttactctatctctaaggctcctagaggaaactcatctccttactctatctctaaggctcctacagaggaacctcatctccttactctatctctaaggctcctagaggaaactcatctccttactctatctctaaggctcctacagaggaaactcatctccttactctatctctaaggctcctacagaggaacctcatctccttactctatctctaaggctcctacagaggaacctcatctccttactctatctctaaggctcctacagaggaacctcatctccttactctatctctaaggctcctagaggaacctcatcgccttactctatctctaaggctcctacagaggaacctcatctccttactctatctctaaggctcctacagaggaacctcatctccttactctatctctaaggctcctacagaggaacctcatctccttcctctatctctaaggctcctacagaggaacctcatctccttactctatctctaaggctcctacagaggaacctcatctccttactctatctctaaggctcctagaggaacctcatctccttactctatctctaaggctcctagaggaacctcatctccttactctatctctaaggctcctagaggaacctcatctccttactctatctctaaggctcctagaggtacctcatctccttcctctatctctaaggctcctacagaggaaactcacctccttactctatctctgaggctcctacagaggaacctcatctccttcctctatctctaaggctcctacagaggaaactcatctccttcctctatctctaaggctcctagaggaacctcatctccttactctatctctaaggctcctagaggaacctcatctccttactctatctctaaggctcctagaggaacctcatctccttactctatctctaaggctcctagaggaacctcatctccttactctatctctaaggctcctacagaggaacctcatctccttactctatctctaaggctcctagaggaacctcatctccttactctatctctaaggctcctagaggaacctcatctccttactctatctctaaggctcctacagaggaacctcatctccttactctatctctaaggctcctagaggaacctcatctccttactctatctctaaggctcctacagaggaacctcatctccttactctatctctaaggctcctagaggaacctcatctccttactctatctctaaggctcctacagaggaactcatctccttactctatctctaaggctcctacagaggaaactcatctccttactctatctctaaggctcctacagaggaacctcatctccttactctatctctaaggctcctacagaggaacctcatctccttactctatctctaaggctcctacagaggaacctcatctccttactctatctctaaggctcctagaggaacctcatctccttactctatctctaaggctcctagaggaacctcatctccttactctatctctaaggctcctacagaggaaactcatctccttactctatctctaaggctcctacagaggaacctcatctccttactctatctctaaggctcctacagaggaacctcatctccttactctatctctaaggctcctacagaggaacctcatctccttactctatctctaaggctcctagaggaacctcatctccttactctatctctaaggctcctagaggaacctcatctccttcctctatctgtaaggctcctagaggaacctcatctccttactctatctctaaggctcctagaggaacctcatctccttactctatctctaaggctcctacagaggaaactcatctccttactctatctctaaggctcctagaggaacctcatctccttactctatctctaaggctcctagaggaacctcatctccttactctatctctaaggctcctacagaggaacctcatctccttactctatctctaaggctcctacagaggaaactcatctccttactctatctctaaggctcctacagaggaacctcatctccttactctatctctaaggctcctacagaggaaactcatctccttactctatctctaaggctcctacagaggaacctcatctccttcctctatctctaaggctcctacagaggaacctcatctccttactctatctctaaggctcctagaggaaactcatctccttactctatctctaaggctcctacagaggaacctcatctccttactctatctctaaggctcctagaggaacctcatctccttactctatctctaaggctcctacagaggaacctcatctccttactctatctctaaggctcctacagaggaacctcatctccttcctctatctctaaggctcctacagaggaacctcatctccttactctatctctaaggctcctagaggaacctcatctcctgtaTTTAACTGCAGCTTGTATTCTATTTCTTGCTTTTGGACTGTTTTAAACCTTTGAATGAATGTTCTGAATCGTTTTCAGTCTTCTTTTCGTTATGTTTTGAAGTAGGCATGTCCACTTTATTCGTGTGTGAGGACGTTTTTTGTTTCCGTGTGAGGACACCCTGTTGAACACGTGGTGGAGTAGCCCTGTCCTTCCTGTCTgtgaccactaggtggcgctgcTTTGGGGTatccccttccttcctccaaCCCCACATCCACGTGTTCATCAGGAGCTCCTCGTGCAGCAGCGTCACTGCGGCCTCctgctcttcatcttcttcttcctcattccTACGATTCTGTTCCATTTCAGCAGCTTTACGTCTGTCAACATGTGTTTCATGTCATGATGTTTACACTTCACCTGAAAGAGCACTTGTTgaactacaacacacacacactcatatattatatatatatatatgtatatatataccaaaTTTGTTGGTAGcctatatattttgtaattagTGAGTAAACTTATTCATGCTGTTATTGTAATATATTAAttgtatatcaaaagtatacTATTACCacagtataaatataataatatatttgataAATACTGTTTAAATTTACTGCATTTCTATTGTTATTAAGTAAACGTGTTCATGCTGttctaataatatattaattgtCTTATTATTTTGGATTGTGTGAAAAGATTTTAGTGTCAAAATGCACCAACAGCtcatcttttaaatatatattgtgataTCTTGCCGTTTTATCTCATTCATGCTTATATTTCAGTACATTATGTGTACATTCCTTGAGatcttatattattattattgattttgTGTATTAGAATGATACACCGATAGCCCATGTATAAGCTTTACAATTCTCTAAATGATCACAATTGTTTAAAGTATAACAAAAGCTACATTATAAAATGTAATTGTTGACATTGCTTCAAAAAAATTGCGAGCTTAACTAATTTCTGCtgagtaaagttattaaacttTTCAACTGAAGTaacctttatttaaaagaaCGAGTGAGGACGAACGATCCGGAGACCCGGCGGCGCTGACCCGGGTAGCATGCTCCGTCTCCATGGCGACGGCCTCTGGAGGCGGACGGCGAGCGTCGGAGGGGAAGATCCAGCTTCATCCGAACACGCTGCCGTTCATCGATTTGGTAAACCTCGTCGTCTCTGTATTCTTCCTCTGGTAATTATTGGTTTTCATCTTTGATTTtgaaagctaacgttagcatttaAGCTAGCTAGCGTTTAAGCTAGCTCGACCTTGAAGTCCAGCGCGTGGAGCCCCTCTGAAGAGCTCATTGTCAGAAGAACCACACGGCGTGCGGCTCCTCGGGGACACGTCCCTGAGCTCTTGAGgtcggtgtgtttgtgtattctaCCTACAGAGCTCAGATCAGCTAAAGCATTCCTGAACACATGTTGAATCATGCAGCAGATTCACTCTGGAGTGTTTGGGCTTATCAGGAGTTTCAAGGCCGGCGCACGCAACAGCTGATTGCTCTTTATCTGGCTTATTGATTATCATTCAGTTTCTTTGCTCTCTTGACCTGTTATTCCTCCTCCGGTGTCGCGGTGCCTGCTGAGCTTCATCTCCACCTCACAGGTGCCTCCAGTTAAGGCCACACCAGCCACCGGCTATCCGCTGTCAGTTCTCCTGGTCGTAGGAATAAGATTCCAGTTCTTGTGGATTCTTTCCTGTTTCTAAGAGCTTATTTGATTGGTAATACTTGTTTTGATCGTGTTGGTTTGACCTCGTCTCTTGTTTGCTCGTTAGGCTACCCCATGCTGCTGGCCGCAAATCCGGTCCATGTCATTAATAAAGGATTAATGGAGGATAAATAAAAGCTTCTCTTCACCATTCACCCACTGACGACCGTGCCAGCTGCCTTCTGCCACGAGGTGACGTCATCCTGGGGCCAGAGCCCCACGTGGGGGAGAAGAGCCCAGGAGCAGCTGAGAGGGTCCTGCATTCAGCCGCTGTCCCATGAGGCAGGTTGAACCCAGAGGGTCACCTGAACAGAACCTCAGGACATTCATGGTGGGAAGTGGTTTAGGATCAGATATCGTCAGGAGAACCACCCCAAGTAACAAACGGCTTCAATATGCACTcaatcaaacatctcatctGGGCTGTGTGTCGTTCAATGAGTAATATAAGAACTCCACTTTGAGGAGACGGGATGGCAGTTGCTGGTGAACTCAAGTGGAACTATGAACCaggatgtttgttttgttgaataCTTTGAACCGAGTGGCAAATAAATGTTGTCTTGGCTCACTGCTAGAAATCTACGAGGAGTAGGCTATTTCATTTGAACTTCATTGGATcagattagataatcctttcTTTgtgccacagtggggacatctcaggatcacagcagcgctgcacatcagagcattaatagaaaataaatatataacacaaaacacaatactcaatactaatactaaatatactgaggaaaaataaagtgctgcatTATCTGTGCATCTGGATCACTGGGAGGTTGTGCTTCTGTTCTTTGTTGTTAGTGTTCTTCACGCAGCAGCGGCCCGTCGTGTGTTTTAAAGCAGTAGCTTCATAGAGAAGCACCTCCTCTGAGTACTGTGTGAGCATGTCACCGCCCACAGGAGGACATGCGGCGCTCTGAACATGTGTCCGTGGGCCTCCTGCAGTCGTTTGTAACACACATGGCAGAATGTTTTATACATAGATCATCAGGCATGAAGACACTTTTCTTTACCTCACGTTATGAACTTACACACGGTGTATAATAGTGAGGTCAGTTAGCCAGGAGTCAcctgaaagggggcggggccttccAGGTTACTGAACTGAACACGTGTCTGGATACTGGACGTCATATTATAATCATTAACTACATGATATTAATTGTTTACATCTTTGGGCATTTTGGATGTTATTTCACCTCCAGCCTCGGCCATCATTCAAGTGAAGGGCAGACACGCTGGTGGCTCAGCCTAACATTACTCATGCTGACTAATCTTCATCGTCTTACGTTGTGCTCGTGTTAGTCCTACTAAGATGAGGGATCTGAATAAaacagtcacatgacacagcAGCCGTCGTCCAGAGCTCCAGACACAGGACTGGAACGGGCCTTTGGCGGTCTGCGGAGCGGCTACGTTCATTTAGGATACAGCTGGTCGACTGTAAATGATGCATGCAAAGCAAGTTTTCAAGTTTCCTCCGGGATACCTAACCATATACGGTTGTTTCTGACAAAGGTGCAAAGGTCGGACTATGACATAATTACCCGATAAGGAACTGAAAACAGAGAAACTAAAACAACAGCCCCAGTCACCCTCGACCttggccttgaccttgaccttgacccagTCTGTATGCTCCATTTTCCTGGATAGTACATATCATCCTTGTTCAGCAGTTATAACACAATGTATTTATCAGTCAAGGTTGGGAGGCCAAGTACACAAATCAATTGACTATTAGGATCCCACATAGAGCCGCATGCTTTATCACCAAATAAACCAGACCATCTTTAAGTGTCTGTGTCGAGCACGCTTCAACAACAAGGCCATTACAAGTTCTTAGAACAATTATACTCAGCACCAAGGTGATGGAAGCTGATTTTGTAGTTGTCTTGGTTCGGCCGTTCAGGTTGAGCTCTGAATCCATGACTACACCTAGATTTCTGGCTTGGTTTGTGGTCTTTAACATCAGTGATTGAAGCTGAGCGCCGACTTCCAATCCTCCGTCTTGGGACCAAAAACCACTACTTCTGTTTTATCTTCATTTGATCGAAGAGCATTGTGGCCCATCCAGTTGTTGatttctccagtgcatttagcCAGCAAGTATGTGATTGTAGTCCCCTGGTGATATAGATCTGTGTGTCGTCTGCATGATTATGATAACACACTGTTGTTATTCATAACCTGAGCCAGGGGAAGCATGTAGATGTTGAACAGCAGAGGCCCCAGTACTGCACCTTGGGGAACACCACATGTCATCCTAGTCGGCTCTGATGTGTAACTAGCTACAGACACAACGGGGTGTCGGTCCTTCAAGTGGATTCACACCAGTTGAGTCCTACCCGGACTTTAGTTTGTCTAATAGTATGTCACGGTCGACCGGGTCGAATTCAGCACTAAGATCTAGTAATACTACGACATATATAAACAGTTAAATGCACTTATAATCCAAGCATAGAGGGACTGAAGACACATGAATGTCTCATGTGAGCTTCACGGCCTTGTTAACCTTGTTTGCTGTGATTTTACATCAGTCCGTCAACACCGTCAGTTTTGTCCCACCCTAAGATGTGggtttttgtcttttaaaaaaaaaagccttttacttctctttatttGATAGAGTTAATTCactaaaacattgcatggactaCATGCAGTGGTGTCTTAACTGCATATAACCACAGattaaatattttacattttaaaaataaaaaacaaaattaagtttttttccaacgGCATTTTTCCTCAactgtgtaaaataataaaaaagggaatacaatgggtttttttaatcacttaactaggagtaggcacactattactagatatttaaatacttaaacaagttctttgacggtgacaggtacagctcttattaaatctcaattctacgactTAGCGGTCAGGTAAGAACGTCAAAACGTAAAAACGTCAACACGTAAAAACGTAAACACGTATGAGAACGTAACCACGTAAAACGTAAACACAGAAACACGTAAACACGTTAAAGTGCAAAAACGTGAACACGTAAACACAAACACGTGAAAACGTGATGAATTTTGTTTCTGGGTTCAAAGTGTGTAACATGGTGTGAAAGCTCTGGTTCCCAATAACTGAAACAAAGTCATTGGTGATGCACGTGGCCCTCTGTGAGTTGGTGGGTGAAGCCTCACAGAACTGCTTCAGGCCATCAGGACGCTGAGAATCAAGGTTTAAATCGTCTATTCAATGTTTGGCACTGAGCCATCTCCCTCCCCCTACCGGACGCCGTCGATTGGGACGACATGAATATGAAATGTCAGCAGTTCTagttttttgtttctgtttttgttgaAGATTTGATTCGATCTCAAATGTTGATGATCTGTCTTTCCAATGATGTCAGGTACACACTAGAGATACCTCataaatcagtgtgtgtgtatgttgttctccatctaaagcaggaggTGCTGGTCTCTACTAAGGAGGTGCTGGTTTCTTTAACACAATAGAAACTAAAAAGGCtttgaaactatctgttgcttacATAAACCAGTTCttgacggtgacaggtacggctcttattaaatctcaattctacgactgagcggtcagggtgaggtcagagccaggggttgcacagagttcctacttgtcctccctgtgtggatgtgtcatcttctggccgaggtcaagAAGGGTTTGTACCTGTCTGCTTCTTATGAGGCGATGTCAGtatgttccaaaacatgtgggtgagcatgcgtatgagctgttctctctggtcagggCCCTACTGCCatagaaggacacaaggtatGGTGCTTCGGGGGCCTTAATACATGGGGTACTaagtatgtattttatattcataaCAGCCTTCACCTTTCTTTCCCCAGGTACGTTGATGTCCTTCCAGGGGATCGGAGGGAGGCCCCAGCACCATGACTCTGCCGATGCGTGAGGCCACTTGGGGGAGGCCTTCTTGATGGAGGCCTTCTTGGGGGAGGCCATCTTGAGGGAGGCCTTCTTGGGGGAGGCCTTCTTGGGGGAGGCCATCTTGAGGGAGGCCTTCTTGGGG
This portion of the Pseudoliparis swirei isolate HS2019 ecotype Mariana Trench chromosome 8, NWPU_hadal_v1, whole genome shotgun sequence genome encodes:
- the LOC130197862 gene encoding zinc finger and SCAN domain-containing protein 5C-like — its product is MSKAQMLRGLVNQRLTAAAQEICGLFEETIAEYKEELCSLKEENERHRKLLHAVFNPEVRVQRAENPQPPHIKEDQEDPEPPYIKEDQEDPESPYIKEDQEDPEPPYIKEDQEPPYIKEDPEPPYIKEDQEDPEPPYIKEDQEPPYIKEDPEPPYIKEDQEDPESPYIKENPQPPHIKEDQEDPEPPYIKEDQEELWTNQEGEQLQFSFSLVKNEEDEKEAQCSHLHQRQTEPMETEADGADCGGPEPHRKLDPESDPGPDADETEYSDDGEETQEHQSDVNPLLNNEVPVRDVNCSPGNTSTSSPACAASFDHQGHLEKPSSSKTGEKPVQCSLCDKRYGFKKYLNRHMLFHTGEKPFSCSVCSKTFTRKGSLSAHMHVHTGEKPFSCSLCGKRFSQRPNLKRHFSIHTRETN